CGCTTCCGCCATTTTCTCCGTGTTGCCATGGGGAGAGATGTAGAAGACGGCGACCCTCTTCCCGGCACGCGGCTTCGGCTCCGCCCACTTCCTGTACAGATCGATCGGCGCCATCGCGTCATTGCGGTGAACCGGCCCGTGGCTGGGGCAGAGCATCCGCACCTCCACCCCCTCTATCTTCGCGAGGGCGCTGCGGATCTTCTCCTTGAAGGGGCGCATGAGGGAGTCGAAGTAGAAACGGATCTCGGTGGTGAAGTCGGGGTTCTCGTCGGCGAAGATCTTCCCGGTGGTGAAGTGGGCCCCGAAGGCGTCACAGGGGAAGAGAACCCCGTCCTCCCGAAGGAGGGTGAACATCGTGTCGGGCCAGTGCAGGAAAGGTGCGGCGAAGAAATGAAGGGAGCGCCCGCCGAGATCGACGGAGTCACCGTCCTTCACCACTCTGGAGGCGAAGGGGGTGTGGATCTGGTTGCCGAGGAAGGTGCGGGCGGACTGGGTGCTGAGGACGGTGGCGTTCGGGCAGATCTCGAGGAGGAAAGGGAGCGATCCGGCATGGTCGGGCTCCGAGTGGTTTACCACGATGTAATCCACCCGGGCCGGATCGTGTATTTCACGCAGATTGTCC
The DNA window shown above is from Geomonas sp. RF6 and carries:
- a CDS encoding FprA family A-type flavoprotein, which translates into the protein MAAIEIAEGLYWIGVYDPDLRLFDELYPTEFGTSYNAYLVKGNERCAIIDTVKGKRHQEFLDNLREIHDPARVDYIVVNHSEPDHAGSLPFLLEICPNATVLSTQSARTFLGNQIHTPFASRVVKDGDSVDLGGRSLHFFAAPFLHWPDTMFTLLREDGVLFPCDAFGAHFTTGKIFADENPDFTTEIRFYFDSLMRPFKEKIRSALAKIEGVEVRMLCPSHGPVHRNDAMAPIDLYRKWAEPKPRAGKRVAVFYISPHGNTEKMAEAVHRGASGVEGVTATLCRITETSQRELRDLLEENDALLFGVPTINRDIPKPMWEVLADLSAVSLKAEIAGVFGSYGWSGEACKMAEERLKAMGFKIPVPYLRFPFKPKEDGIAECESLGRTVAQEIMKKEVKA